The following coding sequences lie in one Bacillus rossius redtenbacheri isolate Brsri chromosome 13, Brsri_v3, whole genome shotgun sequence genomic window:
- the LOC134538420 gene encoding uncharacterized protein LOC134538420 isoform X2, whose translation MMEFVIVLIFCVVLVIAVMVIGSGMGKATSSQRQMDIINVAQNLYLLIRKGDLKKCDVTQTTAFLLNIAKSTVLKYYKKDIEEVSTPGKKRKKRPQEGKSLDTVDDFTVNAIRNAIYRMYAEGLNVTVDTILKEIRERQIDYYGGRSSLHKLLKKMGFSWKTVDGRKALIENENIVLQRIDFLRKYKEEKERGANFIFVDETWIFQRGKALIYLKICSVVQYKVFHFHFIYFSGTVSKSWQDKSLQSAKRRTVGDGQKTADYHGEMNGETFLMWFEDMLVHLEEPSVIIMDNASYHSTQMGEVCGSRGEANSSRLGERSPHRQRHHSSTHHPPRRG comes from the exons atgatggaatttgttatcgttttgatattttgtgtggttcttgtgattgctgtaatggtaattggttccgggatggggaaagctacttcgtcgcagcgtcagatggacatcattaacgtcgctcagaacttatatcttttaattaggaaaggcgacttgaagaaatgtgacgttacgcagacgaccgcgtttcttctcaacatcgcaaagtcaactgttctcaa gtactacaagaaagacattgaagaagtttcaacaccaggaaaaaagaggaaaaaaaggccacaggaaggaaagtcacttgacacagtcgacgatttcacagtaaatgcaatcaggaatgcaatttacaggatgtacgctgaag gtttgaatgttacagtcgacaccattttgaaagaaatcagggaaagacaaatagattattatggtggaagatcaagtcttcataaattgttaaagaagatgggattttcatggaaaactgttgatggacgaaaagctttgatagagaatgaaaacatagtattgcagcgaatagatttcttgagaaagtataaagaagaaaaagaaagaggtgccaatttcatatttgttgatgaaacatggattttccagagaggcaaggcattaatttatttgaaaatttgttctgtggtccaatacaaagtatttcatttccatttcatatatttttcaggaactgtatcaaagtcatggcaggacaagagtctacaatctgcgaagagacgtactgttggagatg gtcagaagactgcagactaccatggcgagatgaatggggaaactttcttgatgtggtttgaagacatgttggtgcatcttgaggaacccagtgtcatcataatggacaatgcttcatatcacagcacccag atgggcgaggtgtgtggatcacgtggagaagctaattcaagcagactgggagagagaagtccacatagacagcggcaccattcctccactcatcatccacctcggcgaggatag
- the LOC134538420 gene encoding uncharacterized protein LOC134538420 isoform X4 gives MMEFVIVLIFCVVLVIAVMVIGSGMGKATSSQRQMDIINVAQNLYLLIRKGDLKKCDVTQTTAFLLNIAKSTVLKYYKKDIEEVSTPGKKRKKRPQEGKSLDTVDDFTVNAIRNAIYRMYAEGLNVTVDTILKEIRERQIDYYGGRSSLHKLLKKMGFSWKTVDGRKALIENENIVLQRIDFLRKYKEEKERGANFIFVDETWIFQRGTVSKSWQDKSLQSAKRRTVGDGQKTADYHGEMNGETFLMWFEDMLVHLEEPSVIIMDNASYHSTQMGEVCGSRGEANSSRLGERSPHRQRHHSSTHHPPRRG, from the exons atgatggaatttgttatcgttttgatattttgtgtggttcttgtgattgctgtaatggtaattggttccgggatggggaaagctacttcgtcgcagcgtcagatggacatcattaacgtcgctcagaacttatatcttttaattaggaaaggcgacttgaagaaatgtgacgttacgcagacgaccgcgtttcttctcaacatcgcaaagtcaactgttctcaa gtactacaagaaagacattgaagaagtttcaacaccaggaaaaaagaggaaaaaaaggccacaggaaggaaagtcacttgacacagtcgacgatttcacagtaaatgcaatcaggaatgcaatttacaggatgtacgctgaag gtttgaatgttacagtcgacaccattttgaaagaaatcagggaaagacaaatagattattatggtggaagatcaagtcttcataaattgttaaagaagatgggattttcatggaaaactgttgatggacgaaaagctttgatagagaatgaaaacatagtattgcagcgaatagatttcttgagaaagtataaagaagaaaaagaaagaggtgccaatttcatatttgttgatgaaacatggattttccagagag gaactgtatcaaagtcatggcaggacaagagtctacaatctgcgaagagacgtactgttggagatg gtcagaagactgcagactaccatggcgagatgaatggggaaactttcttgatgtggtttgaagacatgttggtgcatcttgaggaacccagtgtcatcataatggacaatgcttcatatcacagcacccag atgggcgaggtgtgtggatcacgtggagaagctaattcaagcagactgggagagagaagtccacatagacagcggcaccattcctccactcatcatccacctcggcgaggatag
- the LOC134538420 gene encoding uncharacterized protein LOC134538420 isoform X1, protein MMEFVIVLIFCVVLVIAVMVIGSGMGKATSSQRQMDIINVAQNLYLLIRKGDLKKCDVTQTTAFLLNIAKSTVLKYYKKDIEEVSTPGKKRKKRPQEGKSLDTVDDFTVNAIRNAIYRMYAEGLNVTVDTILKEIRERQIDYYGGRSSLHKLLKKMGFSWKTVDGRKALIENENIVLQRIDFLRKYKEEKERGANFIFVDETWIFQRGKALIYLKICSVVQYKVFHFHFIYFSGTVSKSWQDKSLQSAKRRTVGDGKRFIVVNAGGRTGFVPGAGLLFVSGQKTADYHGEMNGETFLMWFEDMLVHLEEPSVIIMDNASYHSTQMGEVCGSRGEANSSRLGERSPHRQRHHSSTHHPPRRG, encoded by the exons atgatggaatttgttatcgttttgatattttgtgtggttcttgtgattgctgtaatggtaattggttccgggatggggaaagctacttcgtcgcagcgtcagatggacatcattaacgtcgctcagaacttatatcttttaattaggaaaggcgacttgaagaaatgtgacgttacgcagacgaccgcgtttcttctcaacatcgcaaagtcaactgttctcaa gtactacaagaaagacattgaagaagtttcaacaccaggaaaaaagaggaaaaaaaggccacaggaaggaaagtcacttgacacagtcgacgatttcacagtaaatgcaatcaggaatgcaatttacaggatgtacgctgaag gtttgaatgttacagtcgacaccattttgaaagaaatcagggaaagacaaatagattattatggtggaagatcaagtcttcataaattgttaaagaagatgggattttcatggaaaactgttgatggacgaaaagctttgatagagaatgaaaacatagtattgcagcgaatagatttcttgagaaagtataaagaagaaaaagaaagaggtgccaatttcatatttgttgatgaaacatggattttccagagaggcaaggcattaatttatttgaaaatttgttctgtggtccaatacaaagtatttcatttccatttcatatatttttcaggaactgtatcaaagtcatggcaggacaagagtctacaatctgcgaagagacgtactgttggagatggtaaaaggtttattgttgttaatgctggagggcgcactggctttgtgccaggagcaggattactttttgtttcaggtcagaagactgcagactaccatggcgagatgaatggggaaactttcttgatgtggtttgaagacatgttggtgcatcttgaggaacccagtgtcatcataatggacaatgcttcatatcacagcacccag atgggcgaggtgtgtggatcacgtggagaagctaattcaagcagactgggagagagaagtccacatagacagcggcaccattcctccactcatcatccacctcggcgaggatag
- the LOC134538420 gene encoding uncharacterized protein LOC134538420 isoform X3: MMEFVIVLIFCVVLVIAVMVIGSGMGKATSSQRQMDIINVAQNLYLLIRKGDLKKCDVTQTTAFLLNIAKSTVLKYYKKDIEEVSTPGKKRKKRPQEGKSLDTVDDFTVNAIRNAIYRMYAEGLNVTVDTILKEIRERQIDYYGGRSSLHKLLKKMGFSWKTVDGRKALIENENIVLQRIDFLRKYKEEKERGANFIFVDETWIFQRGTVSKSWQDKSLQSAKRRTVGDGKRFIVVNAGGRTGFVPGAGLLFVSGQKTADYHGEMNGETFLMWFEDMLVHLEEPSVIIMDNASYHSTQMGEVCGSRGEANSSRLGERSPHRQRHHSSTHHPPRRG, translated from the exons atgatggaatttgttatcgttttgatattttgtgtggttcttgtgattgctgtaatggtaattggttccgggatggggaaagctacttcgtcgcagcgtcagatggacatcattaacgtcgctcagaacttatatcttttaattaggaaaggcgacttgaagaaatgtgacgttacgcagacgaccgcgtttcttctcaacatcgcaaagtcaactgttctcaa gtactacaagaaagacattgaagaagtttcaacaccaggaaaaaagaggaaaaaaaggccacaggaaggaaagtcacttgacacagtcgacgatttcacagtaaatgcaatcaggaatgcaatttacaggatgtacgctgaag gtttgaatgttacagtcgacaccattttgaaagaaatcagggaaagacaaatagattattatggtggaagatcaagtcttcataaattgttaaagaagatgggattttcatggaaaactgttgatggacgaaaagctttgatagagaatgaaaacatagtattgcagcgaatagatttcttgagaaagtataaagaagaaaaagaaagaggtgccaatttcatatttgttgatgaaacatggattttccagagag gaactgtatcaaagtcatggcaggacaagagtctacaatctgcgaagagacgtactgttggagatggtaaaaggtttattgttgttaatgctggagggcgcactggctttgtgccaggagcaggattactttttgtttcaggtcagaagactgcagactaccatggcgagatgaatggggaaactttcttgatgtggtttgaagacatgttggtgcatcttgaggaacccagtgtcatcataatggacaatgcttcatatcacagcacccag atgggcgaggtgtgtggatcacgtggagaagctaattcaagcagactgggagagagaagtccacatagacagcggcaccattcctccactcatcatccacctcggcgaggatag